TCTACTCCAACCACCTTCAGGTCCCTACAGTATCACAGTTTTTCTTCTTACCTCCCTCATTCCCATCTAACTTCTGAAGTTCCTCTTCTATAATTTTTACAACCCCAACTGCACCCATCTTTCTGTAAAATTCCAGGGTGCTGCTAAAGTATTTTTTTGCCTCTTCAGCCCTACCCATTGCTGCATACAACCTCCCAAGAGTGAATTCCACATCTTTCACATAACTGGGATTTCGTAGTGAGCGATAGATCTCTATTACCTTCAGCAACAGTTTCTCGGCCTCTCCATAGTTCCTAGAAGCAAGATGCACCTCAGCTAAACACCACATTGCTTCCCCGATATTGACCTTGCTTTCTATAGATTCAGCCACTTTTAAACTTTCCTCTGCATACCAATATGCTTTATCCAGTATCTCAAGATTTGTATAGGCCTCCGCTATTCTATTCAAAATCTGCGATATATTGTTTTTGTCTCCAATTTTACTAGCAATTTCTAAGGCCTTCTCATAAAATTCAATTGCCTTTTTAAATTCCTTCTCAAAACTGTATGCCCAACCAATGTTACGGTAGGCATACATCATAATAGAAAGGTCACCAGTTCTCTGGGAAATTTCTATGTTTTTTTGATAGAGTGCCAGCGCCTTCTGGATCTCTCCCCTTTGCACATGAAGAACTGCAAGATTATTGTTAATCCTGGTAATGCCCACGAGGTCCCCAAGCTCTTCGTAAATTTTTCTAGAAGCCTCATAATACTGGAGAGTTCTCTCTATCTCTCCCATATCATGGGAAATTATCGCTAGGGCATTGTAGGCATCAGCAATTCCATTCTTGTGATTATACTTTTCCCTAATTGCAAGCGACCTGTAAAGGTATGCTTCACCACTGTCTAACTCACCGAGATCAATGTACAGCCGCCCCATCTTGTAAAAGCAATCACCAAGTATCTTCTCATTCCTCAATTTCTGGCAAATCTCTAAGCACTCCCTGAACCTATTCTTTGCCATCTCCAAATCGCCCATCTCATGGTAAACCCTCCCCAAACTCATCAATGCAGATGCCAAGCCCTCTATAGAACCCACACTTTCCATCATCTTCTTTGCATCTTCCAGGAGTCTGAGTGCCTTCTCGCAATGGCCAATTGCATGGCACGGTTCACCAATTTTTATGTAAAGCTCAGCTCTCTCTTCACATCTTTCTGTGTATTTCAAAGCCTCTTCGTAGTACAAAATCGCATCTTTTAATTCCCCAAGTAGGATATGACAATCACCCTGCATTCTATATACCTTTCTAAGGGCACTTCGTTTTACCTTGTCATCATTATTCCTCTCTAGAACTTCGAGGATTTGGTTGCAGTAAATAAGGCATTCCTTAGATGCAAAATTTTTCAGGGAGTATTCTGCTACACTCATAAGGTATTTCACGCTTTTCTCAATCTCACCAGCAATTTTATAATGTGTTCCAATTTCTCCATGTAGTTTCACATTCTCTCCGTACCTCTTTTCTAGGATTTCGCCAGCTCGCCTATGAAGAACGCGCTTTCTTGAAGTTGTCAGTCCTGAGTAAACTATATCACGAACAGGAGTATGCAAAAATCTAAATGTTTCCTGGCTTCCAGGAATTCTTTCGAAAAAACCCAGACGCACAAGTTTTTCAAGGAGTTGGTGCAATTTCCCTTCTTCCATGCTCAGAACTTCTTTTAACGTCAGATATTCAAAGATTCTGCCAATTACCGCTGCAGCTCCTAAAACCTTCCTTTCTTCCTCATTAAGCAATTTTATCCTAAACTCAATTATTGCCTTCATGGAGGTGGGCAACCCTATCTTTTCTAACCGGGTTGTTAAGGTCCGTGTGTTAACATCAAAAAGCTGTCGTTCCTTTATTGCTCTACCGAGTTCTTCAATAAAAAGGGGATTCCCACCAGTTTTTTCATGAACAAATTGAACAAGCTCCAAAGGTATTTTCCATGTGCCTAAAATTGAACTAAGAATTTTTGATGTGCATTCTTCCACAAGTGGGCTGAGATGGAGGAGAGTAACCCCCTCCGCAGCTAAAATCTGCGACAGTATCTCTTCAAAATACGAATTTGGAGTTGTTTTTAAATGCTCATCTGGATATGCACACATTAGCACAATACTTAGATTATTTACATTTCTAGCAAGATATATGAATAAGCTTAAGCTGCTGCTATCTGCCCAGTGGATATCGTCGAGGATGAACAATACTGGCTGCATCTCGGTAATTTCTCCTAATCTAGCTCTAATTACCTCCATCATCCTAATTTTTTCTCTCGCAAGGTCCGTAAGCTCAAAATACTCCTCTTCGCCGGGAATTAAGCCCAATGGCGAATATTTTGGTACATGTGTAGTTTTCGTAAAATATCCTTCAAATGCTTCTATTATTGGCAAAAAAGGAAGTGCCTTTTCATCTAGACACTGACTGTGTAAGATGGCATAACCCATACCCTCAGCGAGTTTTGAAGATTCCCGAATCAACCTTGTTTTGCCTATACCAGTATCTCCCGAAATTAGGACCACGCACCCTTTTTTCGTCTTTATTGTTTGCTGAAATACCTCTTTCAGAACTGCAATTTCTTTTTCCCTTCCCACAAAGGGTGTTTCCATCCTTTCTCTCTATCCCTTCCACCTAAATTAAATTAACTGTATTTCAAAAAAGTCGGCAACATCTATGAATCCGCGTGCTACCCTGGAATACAAATTCACAATACTGTAGCATAATCTTAAATACCCGAACGCTATCCCTAGCAACAGAGGTTTACCATGTTCGGAAAGAAAAGTGCCTTGATCGCAGGACTGGCAGGGATTACAGCGATACTAGGACTGAGCATGAATGCGAGCGCACAATACGAGTATCTTGGATGCATGACAGGAGCTCTATGTTTCCTACCGATTATCTGGCTGGTAATCTGGATCCTCATTGCGATCTGGGTTTACAAGGACGCAGAGAAGAGAGGCATGAGTGGAATACTCTGGCTGATAATTGTAGTGCTTCTCGGACTTATCGGTCTGATAATTTACATTGTGGTCAGGAAGCCAGAGCAACCACAGATGCCAGCAGCACCTCCGCCGCCACCACCCGCATACCAGCAACCCCCACCTCCGCCACCGCCCGCCTACGGAGCACCTCCGCCACCGCCGCCAGCAGCACCAGGCATGGCACCATGCCCGTACTGCGGCACACCGAACCCAACAACAGCAACAATCTGTCAGAAATGCGGTGCAAGGCTAAGGTAAATAAAAAGAAATTTTTTACCTTATTTTTTATTTTGATTCTTGTTTTGAATTAGGATTTAAACGAATTAGGTTTAAACACTCTTTATTATTTCCTCAATCAGCTTTTTATTTTCTTCGCTCAACTTTTTTGCCCTCTCCATGGTTTCAGCTTCTGCATACACTCTGTAAATAGGTTCGGTGCCAGAAGGTCGCACAAGCACCCAGGCCTTGTCAAACATAATTTTTACACCATCTGTAGTGTCAACCTTCTCATCTCTGTAATATTCCACGAGCTTTTTTAATGCTACCTCCTTTTTTGCATCAGGGCACTCAACCTTTGTCTTCACTTGAGCATACTTTGGCAAGGAATCGATGAGTTCAGAGAGTTTCATGCCTGTTTTTGCTAGCACTTCCACCATTTTTGCGGCAGCCATACCTCCATCTCTACAATACTGAAACTCTGGGAATATCATCCCCCCATTTTCCTCTCCACCAAATACTGCATTGTGCTCTATCATTGCCCTAGCTACAATTGGTGCTCCTACCCGAGTGTACAGCACTTTGCCTCCATATGGTTTAACTGCATCTTCAAAACAGAGAGAAGTTGCCACTGGCGTAACAACAAGTCCACCGTTTCTAGCTTTCACCATTTCCCTCGCCATCAGTGCCAAGCTTTTGTCCCCATAAATGTACTGCCCTTTTTCATCAATGAATATTGTTCTATCTGCATCTCCGTCGTGCACCACTGTGAGGTCTGCACCCAATGCGGATGCAATCTTGATTGTATCTTTTAAATTATCGGGTGTTGGCTCGGACTCATGGCCCGGAAATGTACCCTGAGGATGAGAATTGAGCGAGATTACTCTGCACCCAAGTTTCTCGAGCAAGTAAGGAGAAGTAAAACTTGAGGCCCCGTTTGAGCAATCCAATAAAACACTCAACTTTGCTTTTTTTATCGCCTCCAGATCGCATTTGCTTATAATTCCATCTATGTAGTTCTGGTTAGCACCGTTACTCGTCAAAAGTTTGCCAATTTCGTTCCAGGGTTTTGCAACAAATTTCTTTTCAAAGTAAATCTTCTCTATTGCCTCCTCCTTATCTCTCCCCAACTCTGTTCCATCTGCATCAATACATTTTATTCCGTTGAACTGGGGAGGGTTATGTGATGCTGTGATTATCACACCAAAAGTTCCGAAGCCAGTTTTCACAGCATACTGGATTGCAGGAGATGGTGCAATTCCCACATCTACTGTATCACAGCCTGTTGATAGTATACCTGAGATCAGAGCATCCTTCAGCATCTCATTTGAGGTTCGTGTGTCAGTGCCCACAACAACTTTTCCACTTCCACCGAGGAAGCTACCAACAGACCTACCAATCCCTGATGCTAACTCAATGTTCATGTCTGCGTTTACCACGCCTCGAATTCCGTTCGTACCAAATAATCGCGGCATTGCAATCCCTCATGCCTAACCTTTTTTCAGATTAAAAACTTTTCTCTACGCTTTCTTTAACGCAAGTTCTGCAGCTATGCAAACAGGATTCCAGACATCAGAAACTGGTGGAGAGTAGCAAGTGTCCAAATGTACTAAATCACTTGCACCTAACCCCTTATCTATTGCCAATGAAAGCAAGTTCACATAGCCAGTCGCACCCTCATTTGTAACAACTTCTCCCCCTATCAGCCTCAGATTCTCCTTTAGAAACACGAGCTTAAGTTTGATCTCGCTAGCACCAGGAAAATACTCGGCGCGTGTTTTCCAGGGGACAGCAACAGAAATTGTTTCCATCCCTATGTTTCTTGCTTGCCATTCAGTAATCCCCACAAATCCTATCTCTGTATCAAAAACCTTGCTCACCGTTGCATTCAGTGTTCCACGGTAGCACACATTTCCTCCAGCTGCGTTCACTCCTGCAACCTTCCCCTGTCTTACCGCTGCGGTGCCTAGCATTGATAGCACTGGTTTACCAGTAACCCTGTGCAGTGTTTCAACACAATCTCCGGCCGCATAGATGCCTTTCTTATTTGTTTCCATTCTCTCGTTAACTTTTATGCCTCCCGTCTCCCCAATCTCAATGCCCGCATTTTTTGCCAGTTCTACATCAGGCTTTACTCCTGTAGCAAAGACAAGAATGTCACATGGAAACTCTTCAGTTCCCACTATTACTTTGCTCACATTTTCTTCGCCTTCTACTGCTGTAACCTTCTTGCCTAAATGAAACTTAATTCCATGTTTCTCAATTTTTTCCTTGACAAGTTTTCCCATGTCTTCATCGAGTATGGGCTTGAGAACACTCTCGAGTAATTCTATCACACACACATTAATTCCAGCTTTCTTCAATGCATATGCAGTTTCCAGTCCTATTAAGCCAGCACCCACTACAACAGCTCTTTTCGCCTGTTTTACTCTCGCATTTATATTGATTGCATCTTCTATCGTTCGAAGTGCAAAAACCCCTTTTTTATCAATACCGGGAATTTTTGGCAGTACCGGTTTCGCACCTGTGCAAAGAATAAGTGCATCATAATTCTCAGAATTTTCCTTTTGGCTTTCATCAATAAATATAATTTTTCTTGCCTCTGGGTCTATGCTAGTTACTCTACATCTCAATCTCGTACTCACCTTAATGATTTTGAAAAAGTTATCCTTCTGGGTAATGAGGTTTTTTGCATCTGCAATTTCACCATCTATTGTAAATGGAAGGCCGCATCGCGAATAAGGAAGCACTTTTTCGTCTGAAAACATTGTAATCTGGATTTCACGATTTTCTTTCCTTGCATTCATGGCCGCAGAGAGAGCTGCTGCACCTCCTCCTACGATAGCTAATTTCTTGGATTGGTTCATGAACATGAATAATGGGAGGAGGTAAATAAGGATAGTGCGGGAATGTGAAAAAGCATGAGAAGACAGGAGAAGAGAGTAAATAATAAATCTAACCAAGTATTTGGTCGTCTGCCCTCGGGCCGGTAGTCTAGTGGTTATGATGTCACGCTTACAACGTGGAGGTCGGCGGTTCGAATCCGCCCCGGCCCACTGAAGCAAGATTTCCTGCGAAGTTTTATATAAAATGAGGTTATGATGTAGAGGAAGGTGTTGTTGATGAAGGGAAAGAGAAGGAGGAAATCTAATGCAGAGAAACCAAAGGTTGCTGTGCTTGGTGCAGGACATGGTGGGCTTGCAATGGCTGCCCACATTTCAATGATGGGTTTTGAAACAAGAATTTATACGAGAAACGAAGAAAGAATAAGGGCTATTCAGGAGCGGGGCGGAAAAATCGAACTCCAGGGAGTATTACAGGGCTTTGGAGATGTGTACGCAACGCACAATCTAAAAGAATGTCTGGAAGGTGTAGATCTGATAATGGTTGTGGTGCCTGCACCTGGTCATGCCTACTATGCAGAGCACTGTGCCCCTTTTCTTGAAGATGGGCAAATTGTTATTCTCAACCCTGGTCGAACAGGTGGTGCCCTTGAATTTGTAAACATTTTGAAGGCGAAGAAGTGCACTGCAGATGTGATTGTGGGCGAAGCTCAAACACTGATTTATGTTTCCAGGCATACAGATGTAGCACAAGCCCACATATTCCAGATTAAAAACACAGTGGCGTGTGCGACACTCCCGAGTTACAGAACACCTGAGGCATTGAGGATAATCAACAAAATTTTTCCACAATTTGTGCCATCCAGCAATGTGCTGGAGACAAGTTTTGATAACATTGGTGCTATTTTTCATCCAGGCATCACATTACTCAATGCCTCCAGAATAGAAGATGAGAAATCTGACTTTGAGTTTTACATAGAAGGTGTAGGCCCTACAACATCCAGAATCCTTGAGGGAATGGACAACGAGAGGGTGAAGATTGCAAGGGCACTTGGAATCAGAGTCCACACCGCAAGGGAATGGCTCTATCTTTCGTATGACAGTGCGGGAAGAACACTGTATGAGGCAATAATTGGAAATCCGGCCTACCGCGGTGTCCAAGCACCAAGAACCCTTCATCATAGATATCTCTACGAAGATGTGCCATACAGCCTTGTGCCTATGGAGGAATTTGGAAAACTCACAGGTATTGAGACACCTGTTATCAGTGCAATGATCACCCTTGCCTCTGAACTCCTTGGCACAGATTTCAGGAAGGAGGGGAGAACACTGGAAAAGATGGGTGTTAAAAACATGAGTGTGAAAAAGATGAGAATGTACATCACAACTGGAAGGTATTGAGATGCGGAGAATTGTTGGTGCCACGCTTGGAAACTGCATCCATGTGATGGGCTTGCATAGGTTTCTTGAACTTGCTGCCTCGGTTGGCTATAAAACCGAGTTTCTTGGTCAGTGCATCCCTGTGGAAAAGATAATTGATTACTGTAAAAGAGAAAAGCCAGATATCGTGGCATTGAGTTATCGTCTCACACCAGAATCTGCTGAACTAATTTTCAGGGAGATTAAGGATGCAAGGGAAAGGATGCAATTACCATGCATGTTCATTTTTGGCGGCACACCTTCAGTTGCAGAAATGGCAAAAGCATCAGGTGCATTTGATAAGGTATTTTCAAAAGAAAGCCCGATCGACATAATTGCCTTTCTTAAAGGTGTGGCTCAAGGTATGGCTAAAAAACCCAGAGCCCAGACACTCGCTGAACGAATCTCAGAGAGCTATCCCATGCCCCTTATCAGGCACCATTTTGGAAGACCCACACTTGAGGAAACTGTGGAGGGTGCTGGGAAAATTGCTGAAGCGGAGGTGCTGGACATTCTTTCAATTGGCCCAGATCAGAATGCACAGGAATTTTTCTTTGAACCAGAAAAAATGGATAAAACCCATGATGGTGCAGGCGGTGTGCCGTTGAGGAAGCCAGAGGACTTGAGTGCAATTTATGAGGCAAGCAGAAAGGGGAATTTTCCACTTGTGCGCTGTTACAGTGGAACCACACATCTTATGGACTGGGCAAAGTTGTTGAAGGAAAGAATCAATAATGCTTGGGGTGCAATTCCGATTTGCTGGTATAGCGAACTGGATGGAAGGAGTAAGAGAAGGTTGAGAGAAGCAATTGTTGAGAATATGGCTGTGATTAAGTGGCATGCTGAGAACGGAATCCCAGTTGAGGTAAACGAATCCCATCAATGGGCATTGAGGTATTGTTCTGATGTGATTGAGGTTGCAACTGGCTACATCGCAAGCTATATTGCTAAAAAGCTGGGAGTGAAGCACTATGTGATGCAATATATGTTTAACACACCACCTGGAATTTCTCCCGCTATGGATCTGGCAAAGATGCTTGCGAAGCTTGAACTTGTGGAGTCGCTTGCTGATGAGAATTTTGTAGTCTTCAGGATGGTACGCACTGGACTTGCAAGCCTTTCAGCAGATTTTGCAGTTGCCAAAGGACAAATGGCTTCCTCTGTTTTCTTTGCAATGACACTCAAGCCCCACATAGTGCATGTTGTAGGTTTCTCTGAAGGAGACCACGCAGCGATTGCAGATGAGGTTATAGAGAGTTGCAAAATTGCCAGAGGCGCGATAGAAAATGCATTGCTTGGATTACCCGACTTTAGCACTGATAGGAATGTCAAGGAGCGAAAGGAGAAGATTAAGAGTGAGGTAGCTGTGTTGCTTGATGCAATAAAAACCCTGGGTGATGGGAGCGAAGTCTCACTTACGAATCCAGATGTTATTGTAAAGGCAGTGAAGTTTGGATATCTGGATGCACCACAGTTAAAGGGAAGAGAATGTGTTCCTGGCAGGGATGTGACCAGAATAATCAATGGTGCCTGTGTTTCCGTTGACCCTGAAACAGGGGTACCAGTTTCGGAAAGAGACAGGATTAGAAGGATTACGGGGTGAGAAGCTTGACAGGCATTACTGGTGTTGTTGGCTCGCAGGATGAAGAGGTAGTTAAGGGAATGCTGCAGAAAATTAACCACAGGGGAAAAAAACAGACGGTTTTTTCAGACAAAAACCTGGTTGTGGGTATTTGCAGGCATGAATCTGCAGATGCGCCTTTTTTTGAAAAATCTGGCATTTTGTGCGGTGTTGATGGCACCGCAAAACCAGAAGAACTTGCAATGGCTTTGAGGAATAAGTGTTTGAGGAATATTCCAGGCAGTTTTGCCGGGTTTTTTGCAGGCGAGAGATTCATTCTTTTCAGAGACCATTTTGGAGTTAAGCCAATGTATTTTGCTCTGAGCGAGGGAAAGCTATATTTTGGTTCCGAAATAAAGTGCTTCCAGGGGCTGGACGCAGAAAGGGTTGAGTTTGTGAAGCCAGGAGAAATTATTCTCTGGGAGAACGGAAAAATCCAGAGAGAAAGGTATTATGTGCTGAGGACAGGAGAAAAGAAAATAAGTGCCGAGGAATGCATCTCTGGAATTCTGAGGTTGCTGAATGAGGGAGTCGCTTACAATCTTTCCGAGGACACAGGAGCTTTGCTCAGTGCGGGCCTCGATTCTGCCGCAATTGTGTTTTTAGCATCTAAGCGAATAAAGAAACTCAACACATTCGTGGCTGCGTTCGAAGCTGGAAGTGAAGATGCCTTGCTCTCTGAAAAACTTGCGTCAGAACTCGGGCTTGAGCACACTGTGGTGGAATACGGGCTCAAAGAGATGCTGGATGTGCTCCCTGAGGTAATTTATCATCTTGAATCCTTTGATTTTGCTCTCGTGAGAAGTGCAATTCCAAACTACATTGTGGTGCGGGAGGCAGCGAAGCATGTTCGAACCTTGCTTTCTGGTGAGGGCGGAGATGAACTCTTTGCTGGCTACTCCTACCTTGAGAACATTCCTGGAAACCTCAACTCTGAACTCAGGAAACTGCTTCACACTGCCCACAACAATGCCTTCCAGCGTGATGACAGGATGTTTGCTGCTCATGGTGTTGATTGCAGAGTGCCTTTCCTCCATCTCCCGCTTGTTGAATTCGCCTTTGGAATTCCATCAGAATATAAAATCCAGAATGGTGTGAGGAAATGGATTTTGAGGAGGGCGATTGAAAAAGCAGGGTTGCCAGATTACATCGTAAACAGGGAGAAACGGAAATTTTCAGATGGTGCTGGCTCAATGTTTGCAATTGAGGAGTATGTGGAAAACCAGATTTCAGACAGGGAATTTGAGATTGCGAGAAAAGAGCTGAGATTTGTGAGAAACAAGGAGGAGCTTTTCTATTACAGGATTTTTTGCAGTCATTTTGATGGGATGGAACATCTGGTGGGAATTACTGAAAGACCAGAAAGATGAGCACCTGAAAAATTTTTTGTTGACATTACTATTATATATTCTAACTGATTTCAGATTTGATGGCTGTACAAAAATGGTATGCGTTAAATGCAGAGACAGTTGTAAAGAGTTTAGACTCCTCTGAAAAAGGCCTCACATCGGAAGAAGTAAAGAAGAGACTAGCTAAGTTTGGTCCAAATGCACTACCAGAAGAAGAAAGGACTAGCATGTTCAAAATTTTTCTGCATCAGTTTGCAAGCCCTCTTATCTATCTCCTCCTCGTAGGGGGTGCAATCGCTCTTATTCTCTCTGAGTTTGTGGACGCTTTTGTGATTTTTCTTGTTGTAGTATTGAATGCAGTCATTGGATATATCCAGGAATCGAAGGCAGAGCAGAGCATAAGGACCTTGCAGAAAATGGTGGTTCCAAAAGCTAGAGTAATAAGAAACGGGCGAGAGATTGTGATTTCAAGCGAGGAAGTTGTTCCTGGGGACATCGTTATCATTTCTTCTGGCAGCAAAGTTCCGGCAGATATGCGGCTGGTTGAGGCATTAGAATTGAAAATTAATGAAGCGATGCTCACTGGTGAATCCTACCCGGTGGAGAAAAAAACAGAGCCAATTATTGTAGAAAATTTAGCTCTGGGAGACCAGAAGAACATGGCCTTCATGGGCACGGTAGTGGTACATGGGAGAGGGAAGGGCGTTGTGGTCGCCACAGGGAGTGCTACGGTGCTCGGAGGCATTGCTAGAAGTTTAAAGGAGGTAAGAACTGGAGATATTCCGTTGCAGAAAAAAATCTCAGATTTTACCAAGAAGCTTGGGATCCTAGTCATGGGGGCAGTCACTATTCTCTTTGTATATGGGATTCTCACTGGGAGAACATTTAAGGAAATGCTCCTCACTTCAATTGCCACAATTGTAGCTACAATCCCTGAGGGTTTGCCTGTAGTGGTAACAATAGCTCTAGCAATAGGTGTGGCAAAGATGGCAAAAAGAAATGCAATTATCAGAAAACTTCCATCTGTGGAAACTCTCGGGAGCACTACGGTGATTTGTTCTGACAAAACAGGCACATTAACGAAAAATGAGATGACGGTGAAAAAAGTGTATGCGGGCGGTAAAATCTATGATATCACTGGAAGCGGGTATAATCTTGAGGGAAAAATTTTGAGCGATGGGAAGAGGGTGAATCCAGATAGCGAAGAGTACTTGAGAATCGTTTTGAAAATTGGTATACTCTGCAACGAATCAAATCTGAAGGAGGATAATGGAAACTATACAGTGGATGGAGACCCAACGGAAGGGGCGCTGTTAATCGCAGCTATGAAAGCAGGACTGAAGCTGGATGCAGAAAGACAAAAATCGCCACTGCTCTCTATAGTTCCATTTGAGTCAGAGAGAGGATACATGGCTACCCTTCATAAAGAGGAGAATGAGAATGTGATATACATCAAAGGTGCACCAGAGAAAGTGCTGGCCTTTTGTGAAAGGGATTGTAGCGGAAAGGATGTGGAGGGAGAAAAAATTGTGAGAATAACTGAGGAATTTGCAAGAAATGGATTGAGAGTGCTAGCATTCGCATATGCACATGTACCTGGGACAGTAACGAAGATTTCAGACGAGTTGCTCAGTTCTTTACTGAGAAAGAACTTCGTGTTTGCTGGACTACAGGGAATGATCGACCCTCCAAGACCTGAAGCAATCGAGGCGGTAAAAGGATGCAGAAGAGCAGGGATTAGAGTAGTGATGATTACTGGTGACCATGCAATCACAGCCAAAGCAATTGCAGAGATGCTAGAGATTGGAGGTAAGGAGGCAAAGGTACTCACTGGGGCCGAGCTGGATAAAATGAGTGATGATGAACTGTTCAGAGTAGTAGAAGAAGTGTCAGTTTATGCAAGGGTTTCTCCACATCACAAATTGAGAATAACTGAGCAACTCAAGAAGCATGGACACATAGTGGCGATGACTGGTGATGGTGTGAATGATGCACCTGCTTTGAAAGCCGCTCATGTAGGAGTAGCTATGGGCAAATCTGGCACGGATGCTGCTAGAGAGGCAGCCGACATTGTGCTCACAGACGACAATTTTGCAACCATTTTCAATGCCGTAAGGGAGGGAAGAGTCGTGTTCGACAACATAAGAAAGGTTGTGTTTTTCCTGATTCCCACAGGCTTAGCGGCCGTGCTCTCAATCCTTTTTGCAATGATGCTTAACTTACCGATTCCTTATATTGCAGTCCAGTTAATCTGGATAAATATAGTGACAAATGGACTCCAAGATGTTGCTCTGGCTTTCGAGCCGGGGGAAAAGGATGTCGTTGAGAGACCACCCAATAATCCAAAAGAGCCAATAATGAATGATGTGCTAATTGCCAGAACGATTATTGTGGGAACCCTCATTTCAATTGGAGTTATCCTCGTGTTCCAGATTGCTTTAGCTAAGGGTGACAACATAGAGCACGCCAGAACCTTAGCAGTCACAACAATGGTATTCTTCCAGTTTTTCCAGGTGTGGAATTCACGCTCTGAGTGGGAAAGCATTTTCAGAATACCTGTATTAAGCAATAAATTCCTCTTTTTCAGTTTGATGGGTGCTGTGATTGCTCAACTAGCACTAATCTACTTCCAACCATTTCAAGCTGTGTTCAAAACTACTGCTCTTTCGTTAAGT
This portion of the Thermoplasmata archaeon genome encodes:
- a CDS encoding FAD-dependent oxidoreductase; its protein translation is MNQSKKLAIVGGGAAALSAAMNARKENREIQITMFSDEKVLPYSRCGLPFTIDGEIADAKNLITQKDNFFKIIKVSTRLRCRVTSIDPEARKIIFIDESQKENSENYDALILCTGAKPVLPKIPGIDKKGVFALRTIEDAININARVKQAKRAVVVGAGLIGLETAYALKKAGINVCVIELLESVLKPILDEDMGKLVKEKIEKHGIKFHLGKKVTAVEGEENVSKVIVGTEEFPCDILVFATGVKPDVELAKNAGIEIGETGGIKVNERMETNKKGIYAAGDCVETLHRVTGKPVLSMLGTAAVRQGKVAGVNAAGGNVCYRGTLNATVSKVFDTEIGFVGITEWQARNIGMETISVAVPWKTRAEYFPGASEIKLKLVFLKENLRLIGGEVVTNEGATGYVNLLSLAIDKGLGASDLVHLDTCYSPPVSDVWNPVCIAAELALKKA
- a CDS encoding NAD/NADP octopine/nopaline dehydrogenase family protein; translated protein: MKGKRRRKSNAEKPKVAVLGAGHGGLAMAAHISMMGFETRIYTRNEERIRAIQERGGKIELQGVLQGFGDVYATHNLKECLEGVDLIMVVVPAPGHAYYAEHCAPFLEDGQIVILNPGRTGGALEFVNILKAKKCTADVIVGEAQTLIYVSRHTDVAQAHIFQIKNTVACATLPSYRTPEALRIINKIFPQFVPSSNVLETSFDNIGAIFHPGITLLNASRIEDEKSDFEFYIEGVGPTTSRILEGMDNERVKIARALGIRVHTAREWLYLSYDSAGRTLYEAIIGNPAYRGVQAPRTLHHRYLYEDVPYSLVPMEEFGKLTGIETPVISAMITLASELLGTDFRKEGRTLEKMGVKNMSVKKMRMYITTGRY
- a CDS encoding zinc ribbon domain-containing protein, with amino-acid sequence MFGKKSALIAGLAGITAILGLSMNASAQYEYLGCMTGALCFLPIIWLVIWILIAIWVYKDAEKRGMSGILWLIIVVLLGLIGLIIYIVVRKPEQPQMPAAPPPPPPAYQQPPPPPPPAYGAPPPPPPAAPGMAPCPYCGTPNPTTATICQKCGARLR
- a CDS encoding tetratricopeptide repeat protein, coding for METPFVGREKEIAVLKEVFQQTIKTKKGCVVLISGDTGIGKTRLIRESSKLAEGMGYAILHSQCLDEKALPFLPIIEAFEGYFTKTTHVPKYSPLGLIPGEEEYFELTDLAREKIRMMEVIRARLGEITEMQPVLFILDDIHWADSSSLSLFIYLARNVNNLSIVLMCAYPDEHLKTTPNSYFEEILSQILAAEGVTLLHLSPLVEECTSKILSSILGTWKIPLELVQFVHEKTGGNPLFIEELGRAIKERQLFDVNTRTLTTRLEKIGLPTSMKAIIEFRIKLLNEEERKVLGAAAVIGRIFEYLTLKEVLSMEEGKLHQLLEKLVRLGFFERIPGSQETFRFLHTPVRDIVYSGLTTSRKRVLHRRAGEILEKRYGENVKLHGEIGTHYKIAGEIEKSVKYLMSVAEYSLKNFASKECLIYCNQILEVLERNNDDKVKRSALRKVYRMQGDCHILLGELKDAILYYEEALKYTERCEERAELYIKIGEPCHAIGHCEKALRLLEDAKKMMESVGSIEGLASALMSLGRVYHEMGDLEMAKNRFRECLEICQKLRNEKILGDCFYKMGRLYIDLGELDSGEAYLYRSLAIREKYNHKNGIADAYNALAIISHDMGEIERTLQYYEASRKIYEELGDLVGITRINNNLAVLHVQRGEIQKALALYQKNIEISQRTGDLSIMMYAYRNIGWAYSFEKEFKKAIEFYEKALEIASKIGDKNNISQILNRIAEAYTNLEILDKAYWYAEESLKVAESIESKVNIGEAMWCLAEVHLASRNYGEAEKLLLKVIEIYRSLRNPSYVKDVEFTLGRLYAAMGRAEEAKKYFSSTLEFYRKMGAVGVVKIIEEELQKLDGNEGGKKKNCDTVGT
- the glmM gene encoding phosphoglucosamine mutase; its protein translation is MPRLFGTNGIRGVVNADMNIELASGIGRSVGSFLGGSGKVVVGTDTRTSNEMLKDALISGILSTGCDTVDVGIAPSPAIQYAVKTGFGTFGVIITASHNPPQFNGIKCIDADGTELGRDKEEAIEKIYFEKKFVAKPWNEIGKLLTSNGANQNYIDGIISKCDLEAIKKAKLSVLLDCSNGASSFTSPYLLEKLGCRVISLNSHPQGTFPGHESEPTPDNLKDTIKIASALGADLTVVHDGDADRTIFIDEKGQYIYGDKSLALMAREMVKARNGGLVVTPVATSLCFEDAVKPYGGKVLYTRVGAPIVARAMIEHNAVFGGEENGGMIFPEFQYCRDGGMAAAKMVEVLAKTGMKLSELIDSLPKYAQVKTKVECPDAKKEVALKKLVEYYRDEKVDTTDGVKIMFDKAWVLVRPSGTEPIYRVYAEAETMERAKKLSEENKKLIEEIIKSV